In Pseudomonas fluorescens, one genomic interval encodes:
- the fdxA gene encoding ferredoxin FdxA, with protein sequence MTFVVTDNCIKCKYTDCVEVCPVDCFYEGPNFLVIHPDECIDCALCEPECPAVAIFSEDEVPEDMQEFIQLNVELAEIWPNITEKKESLPDAEEWDGVKGKIKDLER encoded by the coding sequence ATGACCTTCGTCGTCACCGACAACTGCATCAAGTGCAAGTACACCGACTGCGTAGAAGTCTGTCCGGTGGACTGCTTTTACGAAGGCCCGAACTTCCTGGTGATTCACCCGGACGAGTGCATCGACTGCGCCCTGTGCGAACCGGAATGCCCGGCTGTCGCGATTTTCTCTGAGGACGAAGTTCCGGAGGATATGCAGGAGTTCATTCAACTGAACGTTGAATTGGCTGAAATCTGGCCGAACATCACCGAGAAGAAAGAATCGCTGCCGGATGCCGAAGAGTGGGATGGCGTCAAAGGCAAGATCAAAGACCTCGAACGCTGA
- a CDS encoding LexA family transcriptional regulator yields the protein MQKRNVSSVLRALLDQHGISPTELHRRTGVPQSTLSRILSGKIVDPSDKHISKIAEYFNVSTDQLRGRADVAIATGGARDDVHAELKDISLWDDDTPVDDDEVSVPFLREVELAAGSGRFVIEESERSSLRFGKRSLRHNGVQFDQAKCVTVRGNSMMPVLRDGATVGVNAGKCGIGDIIDGDLYAINHNGQLRVKQLYRLPTGIRLRSFNRDEHPDEDYSFQDMQDEQIVILGHVFWWGMYAR from the coding sequence ATGCAAAAACGCAACGTATCCTCCGTCTTAAGAGCACTGCTCGACCAGCACGGGATCTCCCCCACGGAGCTCCACCGTCGCACCGGCGTGCCTCAATCAACGCTCTCGCGGATTCTCAGCGGGAAGATCGTCGATCCTTCGGATAAACATATCTCGAAGATCGCCGAATACTTCAATGTGAGCACCGATCAATTGCGTGGCCGCGCCGATGTCGCGATCGCGACCGGTGGCGCGCGCGATGACGTGCATGCGGAACTCAAGGACATAAGCCTGTGGGACGACGATACCCCTGTCGATGACGACGAGGTGTCGGTGCCCTTTCTTCGTGAGGTTGAATTGGCTGCTGGATCAGGAAGATTCGTCATCGAAGAGAGCGAACGCTCTAGCCTGCGCTTCGGCAAGCGCAGCCTGCGCCACAACGGTGTGCAGTTCGACCAGGCCAAATGCGTGACGGTGCGCGGTAACAGCATGATGCCGGTGTTGCGTGACGGCGCCACGGTCGGAGTCAATGCCGGCAAGTGCGGCATCGGCGATATCATCGATGGCGATCTGTACGCGATCAACCACAACGGTCAGTTGCGCGTGAAGCAGCTCTATCGTCTGCCGACCGGCATCCGTCTGCGCAGCTTCAACCGCGATGAACATCCGGACGAGGACTACAGCTTCCAGGATATGCAGGACGAGCAGATCGTCATCCTTGGTCACGTCTTCTGGTGGGGCATGTACGCTCGATAA
- a CDS encoding phage baseplate assembly protein V, with product MFDALLRMQLGPIIERLAEMEAEIDDLHRRAESFCRIGVCQAVDAASNTCQVNHGGLLTPAIKFFNPSAGAQSESRIPSVGEQCLLLNYGSGESGAQSVALFGLNSDRFPPTATVPTLTRRVHVDGSESGYDDATHILHWQNGPAAFTGSRESLALSIGPAQLTMTPQLISLQLGAVGLSIDASGVHFSGPLVDHQGRVISP from the coding sequence ATGTTCGACGCATTACTGCGCATGCAATTGGGCCCGATCATCGAGCGGCTGGCGGAGATGGAAGCGGAGATCGACGACCTGCACCGCCGCGCCGAGAGTTTCTGTCGCATCGGCGTCTGTCAGGCAGTCGATGCGGCGAGCAACACCTGCCAGGTCAACCACGGAGGATTGCTGACGCCAGCCATCAAATTCTTCAACCCCAGCGCCGGAGCGCAGAGCGAGTCACGAATCCCGAGCGTGGGCGAGCAGTGCCTGCTGCTCAACTACGGCAGCGGTGAAAGTGGCGCGCAAAGCGTGGCGTTGTTTGGTTTGAACAGTGACCGCTTTCCACCGACGGCAACGGTACCGACGCTGACGCGCCGGGTGCACGTTGATGGCAGTGAAAGCGGCTACGACGACGCCACACACATTCTGCACTGGCAGAACGGCCCGGCGGCTTTCACCGGTTCTCGCGAGTCGCTTGCACTGAGCATCGGCCCGGCGCAACTGACGATGACTCCACAGCTGATCAGCCTGCAACTTGGCGCCGTCGGCCTGAGCATCGACGCCTCGGGCGTGCACTTCAGCGGCCCGTTGGTGGATCACCAGGGCCGCGTCATCAGCCCCTGA
- a CDS encoding protein-L-isoaspartate(D-aspartate) O-methyltransferase, with product MTSQRTRERLIQRLYEEGLSNAKVLEVIRRTPRHLFVDEALAHRAYEDTALPIGHNQTISQPYMVARMSELLLEAGPLDKVLEIGTGSGYQTAVLSQLVERVFSVERIKVLQDRAKERLVELNLRNVVFRWGDGWEGWPALAPYNGIIVTAVATDVPQALLDQLAPGGRMVIPVGSGEVQQLMLIVREEHGFSRHVLGAVRFVPLLNGPLA from the coding sequence ATGACGTCGCAGCGCACCCGTGAACGTCTGATCCAGCGTCTATATGAAGAAGGCCTGTCCAACGCCAAGGTGCTGGAAGTGATCCGCCGTACGCCGCGTCATCTGTTTGTAGATGAAGCGCTGGCGCACCGCGCGTACGAAGACACCGCACTGCCGATCGGCCACAACCAGACCATCTCCCAGCCTTATATGGTGGCGCGCATGAGCGAGCTGCTGCTGGAGGCGGGGCCGCTGGACAAGGTGCTGGAGATCGGTACCGGTTCGGGTTACCAGACGGCCGTGCTGTCGCAACTGGTCGAGCGGGTATTTTCGGTCGAACGCATCAAGGTCCTGCAGGATCGGGCCAAGGAACGCCTAGTCGAACTCAACCTGCGCAACGTGGTGTTCCGCTGGGGCGATGGCTGGGAAGGCTGGCCGGCGCTGGCGCCGTACAACGGTATCATCGTCACCGCAGTCGCGACCGACGTGCCGCAGGCCTTGCTCGATCAACTGGCACCGGGTGGGCGGATGGTGATTCCGGTCGGCTCGGGGGAAGTGCAACAACTGATGTTGATCGTGCGTGAAGAACACGGCTTTTCCCGTCACGTATTGGGAGCTGTGCGCTTCGTGCCATTGCTCAATGGCCCGCTGGCCTGA
- a CDS encoding phage holin family protein, which translates to MTNEQQALADMPIWLVILLAVVGGVSGEMWRADKEGARGWSLLRRLALRSGACMICGVSAIMLLYAAGLSIWAAGAFGCLTAMAGADVAIGLYERWAAKRIGVCEVPPPRDPQ; encoded by the coding sequence ATGACAAACGAGCAACAAGCGTTGGCGGACATGCCGATCTGGCTGGTCATCCTCCTTGCCGTGGTGGGCGGGGTGTCCGGCGAAATGTGGCGCGCCGACAAGGAGGGCGCCCGTGGCTGGTCATTGCTGCGGCGTCTGGCCCTGCGCTCCGGGGCCTGCATGATCTGCGGCGTCTCGGCGATCATGCTGCTGTACGCCGCCGGACTATCCATCTGGGCCGCTGGTGCCTTCGGTTGCCTGACCGCCATGGCCGGTGCCGACGTGGCCATCGGTCTTTACGAACGCTGGGCCGCCAAGCGTATTGGCGTCTGCGAAGTTCCCCCGCCGCGCGATCCACAGTAA
- the rpoS gene encoding RNA polymerase sigma factor RpoS translates to MALSKEVPEFDIDDEVLLMEAGIDSESSMSNDEGAAPPSVRSKSRQSASLKQHKYIDYTRALDATQLYLNEIGFSPLLSPEEEVHFARLSQSGDPAGRKRMIESNLRLVVKIARRYVNRGLSLLDLIEEGNLGLIRAVEKFDPERGFRFSTYATWWIRQTIERAIMNQTRTIRLPIHVVKELNVYLRAARELTQKLDHEPSPEEIANLLEKPVGEVKRMLGLNERVSSVDVSLGPDSDKTLLDTLTDDRPTDPCELLQDDDLSQSIDQWLSELTDKQREVVVRRFGLRGHESSTLEDVGLEIGLTRERVRQIQVEGLKRLREILEKNGLSSESLFQ, encoded by the coding sequence ATGGCTCTCAGTAAAGAAGTGCCGGAGTTTGACATCGACGATGAGGTTCTCCTTATGGAGGCCGGCATCGATTCGGAATCTTCGATGTCGAATGATGAAGGGGCTGCTCCACCTTCCGTTCGTTCCAAATCCAGACAATCCGCTTCACTTAAACAACACAAGTACATCGACTACACTCGGGCACTCGATGCCACGCAGCTGTATCTCAACGAAATCGGCTTTTCACCACTGCTCTCCCCGGAGGAAGAAGTTCATTTTGCGCGTCTGTCGCAAAGTGGCGACCCTGCCGGGCGCAAGCGCATGATTGAAAGTAACCTGCGGCTGGTCGTGAAGATCGCCCGGCGTTACGTCAATCGGGGGCTGTCGCTGCTGGATCTGATCGAAGAGGGTAATCTCGGCCTGATCCGCGCAGTGGAAAAGTTCGATCCCGAGCGTGGCTTCCGCTTCTCGACCTACGCGACCTGGTGGATCCGTCAGACCATCGAGCGCGCGATCATGAATCAGACCCGGACCATCCGGTTGCCGATCCATGTGGTCAAGGAGCTCAACGTGTACCTGCGGGCGGCACGGGAGCTGACGCAAAAACTCGATCACGAACCTTCACCCGAAGAAATCGCCAACCTGCTGGAAAAACCGGTGGGCGAGGTCAAGCGCATGCTCGGCCTGAACGAGCGGGTTTCTTCGGTCGACGTCTCGCTGGGTCCGGATTCGGATAAAACCCTGCTGGACACCCTGACGGATGACCGTCCGACCGATCCATGTGAACTGCTGCAGGATGACGACCTGTCGCAGAGCATCGATCAATGGCTCTCGGAACTGACCGACAAGCAGCGCGAGGTGGTCGTACGCCGCTTCGGCCTGCGCGGCCATGAGAGCAGCACGCTGGAAGACGTAGGCCTGGAGATCGGCCTGACCCGTGAACGGGTGCGGCAGATCCAGGTGGAAGGCCTCAAGCGCCTTCGCGAAATCCTCGAGAAGAATGGCCTGTCGAGCGAGTCGCTGTTTCAGTAA
- the mutS gene encoding DNA mismatch repair protein MutS: MNKAVSDLSSHTPMMQQYWRLKNQHPDQLMFYRMGDFYEIFYEDAKKAAKLLDITLTARGQSAGQAIPMCGIPYHAAEGYLAKLVKLGESVVICEQVGDPATSKGPVERQVVRIITPGTVSDEALLDERRDNLIAAVLGDERLFGLAVLDITSGNFTVLEIKGWENLLAELERVNPVELLIPDDWPKDLPAEKRRGVRRRAPWDFERDSALKSLCQQFSTQDLKGFGCETLTLAIGAAGCLLAYAKETQRTALPHLRSLRHERLDDTVVLDGASRRNLELDTNLAGGRDNTLQSVVDRCQTAMGSRLLTRWLNRPLRDLTVLLARQTSITCLLDGYRFEKLQPQLKEIGDIERILARIGLRNARPRDLARLRDALGALPQLQVAMTDLEAPHLQRLATTTSTYPELAALLEKAIIDNPPAVIRDGGVLKTGYDSELDELQSLSENAGQFLIDLEAREKARTGLANLKVGYNRIHGYFIELPSKQAESAPADYIRRQTLKGAERFITPELKEFEDKALSAKSRALAREKMLYEALLEDLISQLPPLQDTAGALAELDVLSNLAERALNLDLNCPRFVSEPCMRITQGRHPVVEQVLTTPFVANDLSLDDNTRMLVITGPNMGGKSTYMRQTALIVLLAHIGSFVPAASCELSLVDRIFTRIGSSDDLAGGRSTFMVEMSETANILHNATERSLVLMDEVGRGTSTFDGLSLAWAAAERLAHLRAYTLFATHYFELTVLPEAEPLVANVHLNATEHNERIVFLHHVLPGPASQSYGLAVAQLAGVPSEVIVRAREHLSRLEDTALPHEAPKPAVKGKPAVPQQSDMFASLPHPVLDELAKVDLDDLTPRRALELLYALKNRI, encoded by the coding sequence ATGAATAAAGCCGTCTCCGACCTGTCCTCCCACACCCCGATGATGCAGCAATACTGGCGCCTGAAGAATCAGCACCCGGATCAGCTGATGTTCTATCGCATGGGCGACTTCTACGAGATCTTCTATGAAGACGCGAAGAAGGCGGCCAAGTTGCTCGACATCACTCTGACCGCGCGCGGCCAGTCGGCGGGGCAAGCGATCCCGATGTGCGGGATTCCTTACCACGCGGCGGAAGGTTACCTGGCGAAACTGGTCAAGCTCGGCGAGTCGGTAGTGATCTGCGAGCAGGTCGGCGATCCGGCCACCAGCAAGGGCCCGGTAGAACGTCAGGTGGTACGGATCATTACCCCGGGCACAGTCAGCGACGAAGCGCTGCTCGATGAACGCCGCGACAACCTGATTGCCGCCGTGCTAGGCGACGAGCGCCTGTTCGGTCTGGCAGTGCTGGACATCACCAGCGGCAACTTTACTGTGCTCGAGATCAAGGGCTGGGAAAACCTGCTGGCGGAGCTGGAGCGAGTCAACCCGGTGGAACTGCTGATCCCGGACGATTGGCCGAAAGACCTGCCGGCGGAAAAGCGCCGTGGTGTGCGTCGTCGCGCGCCGTGGGATTTCGAGCGTGATTCGGCGCTGAAAAGTCTCTGCCAGCAGTTTTCCACGCAAGATCTCAAAGGCTTCGGTTGCGAAACCCTGACCCTGGCCATCGGCGCTGCCGGTTGCCTGCTGGCCTATGCCAAGGAAACCCAGCGCACCGCCCTGCCCCATCTGCGCAGCCTGCGTCATGAGCGTCTGGATGACACCGTGGTGCTCGACGGCGCGAGCCGCCGCAACCTCGAACTCGACACTAACCTGGCTGGTGGTCGCGACAACACCCTGCAATCGGTGGTTGATCGCTGCCAGACCGCCATGGGCAGCCGTTTGCTGACCCGTTGGCTGAACCGTCCGCTGCGCGATCTGACCGTGCTTTTGGCGCGGCAGACCTCGATCACTTGCCTGCTCGACGGCTACCGCTTCGAAAAGCTGCAGCCGCAGCTCAAGGAAATCGGCGACATCGAGCGGATTCTCGCGCGTATCGGCCTGCGCAATGCGCGTCCCCGTGACCTCGCTCGCCTGCGCGATGCCCTCGGTGCCCTGCCGCAACTGCAAGTGGCGATGACCGACCTCGAAGCACCGCACCTGCAACGCCTGGCCACCACCACCAGCACCTACCCGGAACTGGCGGCGCTGCTGGAAAAAGCCATTATCGACAACCCGCCAGCGGTGATCCGCGACGGCGGCGTGCTGAAAACCGGTTACGACAGCGAACTCGACGAGTTGCAATCGCTGAGCGAAAACGCCGGCCAGTTCCTGATCGATCTGGAAGCCCGGGAAAAGGCCCGCACCGGTCTGGCCAACCTGAAAGTTGGCTATAACCGTATTCACGGCTACTTCATCGAACTGCCGAGCAAGCAGGCGGAATCGGCTCCGGCAGACTACATCCGTCGCCAGACGCTCAAGGGCGCCGAGCGTTTCATCACGCCCGAGCTGAAAGAATTCGAAGACAAGGCGCTGTCGGCCAAGAGCCGTGCCCTCGCCCGCGAGAAAATGCTCTACGAGGCGCTGCTGGAAGATCTGATCAGCCAACTGCCACCGCTGCAGGATACTGCCGGCGCATTGGCCGAGCTGGACGTGCTGAGCAACCTTGCCGAGCGTGCGCTGAACCTTGATCTAAACTGCCCGCGCTTCGTCAGCGAGCCGTGCATGCGCATCACCCAAGGGCGTCACCCGGTGGTCGAGCAAGTGCTGACTACACCATTCGTGGCCAACGACCTGAGCCTGGATGACAACACCCGGATGCTGGTGATCACCGGCCCGAACATGGGTGGTAAATCCACCTACATGCGCCAAACCGCATTGATCGTGCTGCTGGCGCATATCGGCAGCTTCGTGCCGGCGGCCAGTTGCGAGTTGTCGCTGGTGGACCGGATCTTCACCCGGATCGGCTCCAGCGACGACCTGGCCGGCGGCCGTTCGACCTTCATGGTCGAGATGAGCGAAACCGCCAACATTCTGCACAACGCCACCGAGCGCAGCCTGGTGCTGATGGACGAAGTCGGTCGCGGCACCAGCACCTTCGACGGTCTGTCCCTGGCATGGGCCGCCGCCGAGCGTCTGGCGCATCTGCGTGCCTATACTCTATTCGCTACGCACTATTTCGAACTGACTGTGCTGCCGGAAGCCGAACCTTTGGTGGCTAACGTGCACCTCAACGCCACCGAGCACAACGAGCGCATCGTGTTCCTGCACCATGTGTTGCCGGGGCCTGCCAGCCAGAGCTACGGCCTGGCGGTGGCGCAACTGGCCGGCGTGCCGAGTGAAGTGATCGTGCGGGCCCGGGAGCACCTGAGCCGACTGGAAGACACCGCATTGCCGCATGAAGCGCCCAAGCCTGCCGTCAAAGGCAAACCGGCGGTCCCGCAGCAGAGCGACATGTTTGCCAGCCTGCCGCATCCAGTGCTCGATGAGTTGGCGAAAGTGGATCTCGATGACCTGACCCCGCGTCGAGCGCTCGAATTGTTATATGCACTTAAGAACCGGATCTAA
- the surE gene encoding 5'/3'-nucleotidase SurE, giving the protein MRILISNDDGVTAPGLAALYAALADYTECVVIAPEQDKSGASSSLTLDRPLHPQYLANGFISLNGTPTDCVHLGLNGLLEREPDMVVSGINLGANLGDDVLYSGTVAAALEGRFLERPSFAFSLCSRQVDNLATAAHFARKLVEAHAGLDLPPRTVLNVNIPNLPIDHIRGIQLTRLGHRARAAAPMKVVDPRGKAGYWIAAAGDAEDGGPGTDFHAVMQGYVSITPLQLDRTFNDAFRSLDGWLEELR; this is encoded by the coding sequence ATGCGTATTCTGATTTCTAACGACGATGGGGTAACCGCACCCGGTCTCGCCGCGCTTTATGCTGCGCTGGCGGATTACACCGAGTGCGTGGTTATCGCCCCGGAGCAGGACAAAAGCGGCGCCAGCAGTTCGCTGACGCTCGACCGTCCGTTGCACCCGCAATACCTGGCAAACGGTTTCATCAGCCTCAACGGTACGCCGACCGACTGTGTGCACCTGGGCCTCAACGGCCTGCTGGAGCGCGAGCCGGACATGGTGGTTTCCGGGATCAATCTCGGTGCCAATCTGGGCGATGACGTGCTGTATTCCGGCACTGTGGCGGCAGCCCTCGAAGGACGCTTTCTCGAGCGCCCTTCGTTTGCGTTCTCGCTGTGTTCGCGACAGGTGGACAATCTGGCGACAGCCGCACATTTCGCGCGCAAACTGGTCGAAGCCCACGCCGGGCTGGACCTGCCGCCGCGTACGGTGCTGAACGTGAACATTCCCAATCTGCCGATCGATCATATTCGTGGCATTCAACTGACCCGTCTGGGCCATCGCGCCCGTGCTGCGGCGCCGATGAAAGTGGTCGACCCGCGTGGCAAGGCCGGCTACTGGATTGCTGCGGCCGGTGATGCCGAAGACGGCGGCCCGGGCACTGACTTTCATGCGGTGATGCAGGGGTATGTGTCGATCACGCCGTTGCAGCTCGATCGCACTTTCAATGATGCCTTCAGAAGTCTCGACGGCTGGCTGGAGGAACTGCGCTGA
- a CDS encoding peptidoglycan DD-metalloendopeptidase family protein, which yields MSLTVIAQRMGNTSFQRLVTGLVLSTLLVGCSSTKSSNVRVVDRNSAAAQRPAVTTGQYVVRPGDTLFSIAFRYGWDYKALAARNNIPTPYTIHPGQTIRFDGRTGSTPTAVVSNGSSAPSSSSKTTVIRRQANGTTTTTVTGSGAAAAGAAPSVANKSTPAPMPPPGPAPTGWGWPSNGILIGKFSSNGSLNKGIDIAGDLGQPVLAASDGTVVYAGSGLRGYGELVIIKHSETYVSAYGHNRRLLVREGQQVKVGQTIAEMGSTGTDRVKLHFEIRRQGKPVDPLQFLPKR from the coding sequence GTGAGTCTCACAGTCATTGCGCAGCGTATGGGTAACACGAGCTTTCAGCGCCTGGTGACTGGCCTTGTATTGAGCACCTTGCTGGTCGGTTGCTCCAGCACCAAATCGAGCAACGTGCGGGTGGTCGATCGCAACAGCGCGGCGGCCCAGCGTCCGGCCGTCACGACCGGGCAGTATGTAGTCCGTCCGGGCGATACGCTGTTTTCCATCGCTTTTCGCTATGGCTGGGACTACAAAGCCCTCGCGGCCCGCAACAATATTCCTACGCCGTATACGATCCACCCGGGTCAGACAATTCGCTTTGACGGCCGCACCGGTTCAACACCGACAGCGGTGGTGAGCAACGGCAGTTCCGCGCCATCATCGTCGAGCAAAACCACGGTAATCCGGCGCCAGGCGAATGGCACGACGACCACCACCGTGACCGGCTCCGGAGCCGCTGCTGCGGGGGCTGCACCGTCCGTCGCGAACAAATCGACTCCGGCTCCGATGCCTCCACCGGGCCCGGCCCCGACCGGCTGGGGATGGCCATCTAATGGCATTCTGATTGGAAAATTCTCTTCAAACGGTAGTTTGAATAAAGGAATTGATATCGCCGGAGATTTGGGACAGCCTGTTTTAGCTGCGTCTGATGGGACGGTGGTTTACGCCGGGAGTGGCTTAAGGGGCTACGGCGAATTAGTCATCATCAAACACAGCGAAACCTACGTCAGTGCCTACGGACATAACCGCAGGCTGTTGGTTCGGGAGGGGCAGCAGGTCAAGGTCGGACAGACAATTGCCGAAATGGGGTCCACGGGTACAGACCGGGTGAAACTGCATTTTGAGATTCGCCGCCAAGGTAAACCTGTAGATCCGCTGCAGTTCCTGCCCAAACGTTGA
- a CDS encoding baseplate J/gp47 family protein, translated as MSMLIPGQNQLAEPALITVDAFEDLLAEFKTFVVEYVGARAPESAAKLKTSLDNESELLTLALEAFCVRLQTHERKYNARIKQMLAWWATGSNLDARLADMGLERQLLDAGDPAAFPPIPPIYESDDDARLRYYLAPHAPAAGSRMQYRREVFTLGERPTVKVESSDGGVVNVTYTFNPDGLAAQVKDGNGRRTAPGEVQVTVLSRDGDGTPSAALLDGVRQHFARPDVRPETDLVTVKAADIQRYKIRVVAKINSGPDSGLTKVAAQQQLQAYADSCHRLEGRVDPSWIDYTLHSAGAVQLQILEPLAPIVTTAFQAPYCTAVEVEVLTL; from the coding sequence ATGAGCATGTTGATCCCCGGCCAGAACCAATTGGCCGAACCGGCGCTGATCACCGTCGACGCCTTCGAAGACCTGCTCGCCGAGTTCAAGACCTTCGTCGTCGAGTACGTCGGCGCCCGAGCGCCCGAAAGCGCGGCGAAACTCAAGACCAGCCTCGACAACGAGAGCGAACTGCTGACCCTGGCGCTTGAGGCTTTCTGCGTGCGCCTGCAAACCCACGAACGCAAATACAACGCCCGCATCAAGCAGATGCTGGCGTGGTGGGCGACCGGCAGCAACCTCGATGCACGGCTGGCGGACATGGGCCTGGAGCGACAGTTGCTCGATGCGGGTGACCCGGCAGCCTTCCCGCCAATACCACCGATTTATGAAAGTGATGACGACGCCCGGCTGCGCTATTACCTGGCGCCACACGCCCCGGCAGCGGGCTCGCGAATGCAGTATCGCCGCGAGGTGTTCACCCTCGGTGAACGGCCAACGGTGAAGGTCGAATCCAGCGATGGCGGTGTGGTGAACGTCACCTACACCTTCAACCCGGACGGCTTGGCGGCACAGGTCAAGGACGGCAATGGTCGGCGCACGGCGCCGGGCGAAGTGCAGGTCACGGTGTTGTCGCGAGACGGCGATGGCACTCCGTCTGCAGCGTTGCTGGATGGCGTTCGTCAGCACTTCGCCCGCCCTGATGTGCGACCGGAAACCGATTTGGTCACGGTCAAGGCAGCCGACATTCAGCGCTACAAGATTCGTGTCGTGGCCAAGATCAATTCCGGCCCCGACTCGGGCCTGACCAAAGTCGCCGCGCAGCAACAATTGCAGGCCTACGCCGACAGTTGCCATCGCCTGGAAGGGCGGGTCGATCCGAGCTGGATCGACTACACGCTGCACAGTGCTGGCGCCGTGCAACTGCAGATTCTTGAACCGCTGGCGCCGATCGTCACCACGGCGTTTCAGGCGCCGTACTGCACGGCGGTCGAGGTCGAGGTGCTGACGCTATGA
- a CDS encoding phage baseplate protein has translation MIGIDRDSGATVDDWLQFVQRATRALTTPLGTRQKRPLYGSLIPTLLGQNLGDDVLLLAQSHAAQAFYNAQNGISDFQPSVIVASRQGAGLLLRFAGTWKNRQQTFEVVT, from the coding sequence ATGATCGGAATCGATAGAGACTCCGGGGCCACGGTCGACGACTGGCTGCAGTTTGTGCAGCGCGCGACCCGGGCCCTGACCACGCCGCTGGGCACCCGGCAAAAAAGGCCCCTTTATGGCTCGCTGATCCCCACGCTGCTGGGGCAGAACCTCGGTGACGACGTTCTGCTTCTGGCGCAGAGCCACGCGGCTCAGGCGTTCTACAACGCGCAGAACGGGATCAGCGATTTTCAGCCGAGCGTGATCGTCGCCAGCCGTCAGGGCGCCGGTCTGCTGCTGCGTTTCGCCGGCACCTGGAAAAACCGTCAACAGACCTTCGAGGTAGTGACATGA
- the truD gene encoding tRNA pseudouridine(13) synthase TruD, with product MNELQLLGPRAYGEPLGTAVLKAIAEDFQVDEVLDIPFSGDGEHLWIWVEKRGLNTEEAARRIAKAAGVPLRTVSYAGLKDRQALTRQWFSVQLPGKADPDLSAAENDTLKILKTTRHKRKLQRGAHSANGFTLRLTQFAGDKDAIEQRLQLIAKQGIPNYFGAQRFGHDGGNVVDARAWAARKALPEQRNVRSRLLSTARSFLFNQVLAARVADGTWQQAQVGDLLAFTDSRSFFPAGVAECSDPRLAILDLHPTGPQWGEGDSPAAGAVHDLEQGIAEREADLRDWLINAGMNHERRILRLPIGGLSWHYPQPDILQLEFVLPAGCFATVLVRELVDLVPVGQTDSPCVF from the coding sequence ATGAACGAACTGCAATTGCTTGGCCCGCGGGCCTATGGCGAACCACTCGGCACTGCGGTTCTGAAAGCCATCGCCGAAGATTTTCAGGTCGATGAAGTGCTCGACATCCCGTTCAGCGGCGATGGTGAGCACCTGTGGATCTGGGTCGAAAAACGTGGCCTGAATACCGAAGAAGCGGCGCGCCGAATTGCCAAGGCCGCCGGCGTGCCGTTGCGCACCGTCAGTTATGCCGGGCTCAAGGATCGTCAGGCGTTGACCCGTCAGTGGTTCAGCGTGCAACTGCCGGGCAAGGCTGATCCGGATCTGTCGGCGGCGGAAAACGACACGCTGAAGATCCTCAAGACCACGCGGCACAAACGCAAGCTGCAACGCGGCGCGCATTCGGCGAACGGCTTCACCTTGCGCCTGACCCAGTTTGCCGGCGACAAGGATGCGATCGAACAGCGTCTGCAACTGATCGCCAAGCAAGGCATTCCCAATTATTTCGGCGCCCAGCGTTTCGGCCATGACGGCGGCAACGTCGTTGATGCGCGTGCCTGGGCGGCGCGCAAGGCATTGCCCGAGCAGCGCAATGTGCGTTCGCGGCTGCTGTCGACGGCGCGCAGTTTTCTGTTTAATCAAGTGCTGGCGGCGCGGGTTGCCGACGGCACCTGGCAGCAGGCACAGGTCGGCGATCTGCTGGCGTTCACCGACAGCCGCAGTTTCTTCCCGGCGGGTGTTGCCGAATGCAGCGATCCGCGCCTGGCGATTCTCGACCTGCACCCGACCGGTCCGCAGTGGGGCGAAGGTGACTCACCCGCCGCTGGCGCTGTCCATGATCTGGAGCAGGGGATTGCCGAGCGTGAGGCGGATCTGCGCGATTGGTTGATCAATGCCGGAATGAACCACGAACGTCGCATCCTGCGGCTGCCCATTGGCGGGTTGTCGTGGCATTATCCCCAGCCTGACATTCTGCAACTGGAATTCGTCCTCCCGGCCGGATGCTTCGCCACCGTATTGGTGCGCGAACTCGTTGATCTGGTGCCGGTGGGGCAGACGGACAGCCCATGCGTATTCTGA